One part of the Actinomycetota bacterium genome encodes these proteins:
- a CDS encoding ResA-like WAxxUGC motif-containing protein, with product MILESLDVDVAELERRTGWALKPQGACKAELCVPMPPHEGGTIGANILSERLGMALVEDAEHGLWALGPDTVAGRA from the coding sequence GTGATCCTCGAGTCGCTGGACGTCGACGTTGCCGAGCTCGAGCGCCGGACCGGCTGGGCGCTCAAGCCGCAGGGCGCGTGCAAGGCCGAGCTCTGCGTGCCGATGCCTCCGCACGAGGGCGGGACGATAGGCGCGAACATCCTCTCCGAGCGGCTCGGCATGGCGCTCGTGGAAGACGCCGAGCACGGCCTGTGGGCGCTCGGGCCCGACACCGTCGCAGGACGCGCG